A section of the Parasteatoda tepidariorum isolate YZ-2023 chromosome 6, CAS_Ptep_4.0, whole genome shotgun sequence genome encodes:
- the LOC107449597 gene encoding BMP-2-inducible protein kinase isoform X2, with product MKKLFSRFDGRDQSSKEPNTFIGKIFAVGKYTVTVEDIIAEGGFAIVFLVKGTNNVRYALKRMFVNNDHDLNVCKREITIASNLKGHKNIIGFLDSSINPVGSGVYEVLMLMHYYRGHVLQLMNERLQSGFSETEVLQIFSDVCEAVSRLHHCQTPIIHRDLKVENILLNDSGNFVLCDFGSATAKVISPQTYGVSQAEEEIKKYTTLSYRAPEMVDLYCGKSITTKVDIWALGCLLYKLCFFTLPFGESALAIQNGNFSIPDNSRYSKQVHSLIRFMLEVEPDNRPDIYQVSYIAFKIAGKECPVPNLKNSSIPEIDKLPLPQTETEAKKAIAKQQRPASTPVVEGTSVAPRQRPKGSQAPPGVGSLTLLPQATPNTSKRVTPTTPHDLANSPALLLPPTASKSNISTPVTPIGSASQTFLSLNQCLTPTTPQTTLSAPSLISPFTQTNYLLPSPSSISTTASAVSSPESATSSHLVTHRKSSATDVTPVEVAVIAPTPSQPPIQVLTSEEPKNFLTATSMTDIAPHSLVSVTPPSSPTPSQHSHHRRNASDTSAFDKNVAKEITQFLTPYETSQNHAVLPNNEVPTSAAAHQKNLSDLSQWNPFINNAPGGNLAEDQAFGQEFDKIRRGSQSSISNVKSRESLVMSATDLTDSDPFGAAPFNLSGMPNRDITSYAPLYSEESEMALQVRHRHSSENSSASHEGSQSVHSGRSGMDIFSSSFTRTPAEDRSKYEKLLNDDFEMKSPLENSNVNSSCEKVPGPEMCSGNSSLEFPPVQEDSDSIGSASDLRERVDSSGEDEGSSSVLSDEKPSDNVRNSLPPDLPVEFSVERSKKSPVIKESIPGVFTDHTESGRPLLDDESSEDDNQNECLLNENRKSSNTSSLVVSPTTIVTPPESPVEVTRSLDVFGAAPFKRLAGYSNPAKTPLLSEDKEIDVFAQAPFKIPFKGQKESFKNSLKKKKDKPESSSIPRSSDSFGSAQAIFLPDIVPSVDTSTRKSLPSIKYTVSDRGSPVMTSISPTLSTDLFGSAPFSELSQDFKTTPKLPTPMTCQPVAAPGQVSNIVITYQKQVAATTQPQSSPAPIPPPSSNSSIIRRKSNQDLFGAVPFSAVAPALASHKKPPPIIAPKPKLSARVASLPSEPLPSSSSSKSIIDNGNLRSYSTESCEESKFTSSVDKTKYKELIDDDNDSAFTFNHDENVNVVSSKHYTQLKPIKKSKHTKKKEAKERLSSTNAFANMSFEDVVSDDDSQYTQSFIRESSNIKRTSHSFRIAKIN from the exons ATGAAGAAGTTGTTTTCAAGATTTGATGGTCGAGACCAATCTAGTAAGGAACCAAATACCtttattggtaaaatttttgCTGTTGGGAAATATACAGTTACCGTTGAAGATATTATTGCAGAAG GGGGTTTTGCCATAGTTTTCTTGGTGAAAGGCACAAACAATGTTAGATATGCTTTAAAGCGCATGTTTGTGAATAATGATCATGACTTGAATGTTTGTAAAAGAGAAATTACAATAGCT aGCAACTTAAAAggacataaaaacataattggaTTTTTAGACAGCAGTATTAATCCAGTTGGTAGTGGTGTTTATGAAGTACTAATGCTCATGCATTATTATCGAg gtCATGTTCTTCAACTTATGAATGAAAGATTACAATCAGGATTTTCTGAAACTGAGGTGCTTCAAATATTTAGTGATGTGTGTGAAGCCGTCTCTAGACTTCATCATTGCCAAACCCCAATTATACATCGTGATCTTAAA gtTGAAAATATACTTCTGAATGATAGTGGAAACTTTGTACTTTGTGATTTTGGCAGTGCAACTGCAAAAGTTATTAGTCCTCAAACTTATGGAGTTAGTCAAgctgaagaagaaataaaaaa gtacACAACACTGTCTTATAGAGCCCCTGAGATGGTAGATTTGTATTGTGGAAAATCTATAACTACAAAAGTGGATATATgg GCTTTAGGATGTTTGTTgtataaactttgtttttttacattaccaTTTGGAGAAAGTGCTTTAGCAatacaaaatggaaattttagcATTCCAGATAATTCTCGTTATTCTAAACAAGTTCATTCCTTAataa gaTTTATGTTAGAAGTTGAACCTGATAACAGGCCAGATATTTATCAAGTTTCTTACATCGCATTTAAAATTGCTGGCAAAGAATGTCCGGTTCcaaatttaaaa aattcatCCATTCCTGAAATTGATAAACTGCCATTACCACAGACTGAGACTGAAGCTAAAAAGGCAATAGCTAAACAGCAAAG acCAGCTTCTACTCCGGTGGTTGAGGGTACATCAGTGGCACCTCGCCAAAGACCAAAAGGCTCTCAAGCTCCTCCTGGTGTTGGAAGTTTAACATTACTTCCTCAAGCAACCCCTAATACTTCTAAAAGAGTTACTCCTACTACTCCCCATG ATTTGGCTAACTCTCCAGCATTGCTTCTTCCCCCTACTGCTTCTAAGTCTAACATATCTACTCCGGTTACTCCTATTGGTTCGGCATCCCAAACCTTTCTCTCTCTGAATCAATGTCTTACTCCAACAACCCCTCAAACCACTTTATCTGCTCCATCTCTCATCAGCCCCTTTACCCAAACAAATTATCTCCTCCCCTCACCATCTTCTATCTCTACTACAGCATCAGCAGTATCCTCTCCTGAGAGTGCTACTTCCTCACATCTAGTCACTCATCGAAAGTCCTCTGCTACAGATGTTACACCAGTAGAAGTAGCTGTTATAGCACCAACTCCTTCCCAACCTCCAATCCAAGTTTTGACATCAGAAGAGCCCAAGAATTTTCTGACAGCCACCTCGATGACTGACATTGCTCCCCACAGCTTGGTGTCTGTTACCCCGCCTTCATCCCCAACGCCCAGTCAACATAGTCATCATAGGAGAAATGCAAGTGATACCTCAGCCTTTGACAA GAATGTTGCAAAAGaaataactcaatttttaaCACCTTATGAAACATCTCAAAACCATGCTGTACTTCCTAATAATGAAGTCCCAACTTCAGCTGCAGCTCATCAAAAGAATCTTAGTGACCTATCACAATGGAATCCATTCATTAATAATGCTCCTGGTGGCAATTTAGCAGAAGATCAGGCTTTTGGTCAAGAGTTTGATAAAATTCGTAGGGGATCTCAAAGTA gtATTTCCAATGTTAAAAGTCGAGAGAGTCTAGTCATGAGTGCTACAGATTTAACTGATTCTGATCCATTTGGTGCTGCCCCTTTCAATTTAAGTG GTATGCCAAATCGTGATATAACAAGTTACGCTCCACTTTATTCTGAAGAATCTGAAATGGCATTACAAGTGAGGCACAGACATAGTAGTGAGAATTCCAGTGCCTCTCATGAAGGCAGTCAGAGTGTTCACAGCGGTCGTTCTGGAATGGATATCTTTTCTTCATCCTTTACACGAACTCCAGCTGAAGATCGCTCTAAATATGAAAAGCTTCTAAATGATGACTTTGAAATGAAATCTCCTCTTGAGAACAGTAATGTAAATAGCTCCTGTGAAAAAGTTCCTGGCCCAGAAATGTGCAGTGGTAATAGTTCTCTGGAATTTCCTCCAGTGCAGGAAGATAGCGATTCCATAGGCTCAGCTAGTGACTTAAGAGAACGAGTAGATTCTAGTGGTGAAGATGAAGGTTCCTCTTCTGTATTATCTGATGAGAAACCATCGGACAATGTCAGGAATAGTCTTCCTCCTGATCTACCGGTGGAATTTTCCGTTGAAAGATCTAAGAAGTCCCCAGTTATTAAAGAAAGTATACCAGGTGTTTTTACCGACCATACTGAAAGTGGACGGCCTTTGTTGGATGATGAATCATCGGAAGATGATAATCAAAATGAATGTCTCttaaatgaaaacagaaaaagtaGTAACACATCTTCCCTAGTTGTTTCTCCTACGACTATAGTCACTCCACCAGAATCACCTGTAGAAGTAACACGAAGCCTTGATGTATTTGGTGCAGCCCCTTTCAAACGACTAGCTGGATATTCTAACCCTGCTAAAACTCCTCTTCTGTCTGAAGACAAAGAGATAGATGTTTTCGCCCAAGCTCCTTTTAAAATACCATTCAAGGGACaaaaagaaagctttaaaaattcattaaaaaagaagaaagacaAACCAGAAAGCTCTAGCATTCCTCGTAGCTCTGATAGCTTTGGAAGTGCTCAAGCTATATTTTTACCAGATATTGTACCAAGTGTGGATACTTCCACTAGAAAAAGTTTACCTAGTATTAAATACACAGTAAGTGATAGAGGCTCTCCAGTAATGACTTCCATCTCCCCTACTTTGTCTACTGATTTATTTGGTTCTGCCCCATTTTCAGAACTTTctcaagattttaaaactacCCCAAAATTACCCACGCCTATGACATGCCAGCCTGTAGCTGCACCTGGTCAAGTCAGTAATATAGTCATAACTTACCAAAAACAAGTAGCTGCTACGACTCAACCCCAAAGTTCCCCAGCTCCTATACCTCCTCCTTCCTCCAATAGCAGTATTATCCGTCGCAAATCAAATCAAGATTTATTTGGAGCTGTTCCTTTTAGTGCTGTTGCTCCAGCTTTAGCTTCACACAAAAAACCTCCTCCTATTATTGCTCCTAAACCTAAACTTTCTGCTAGAGTTGCTAGCCTTCCCTCTGAACCCCTTCCGAGTTCATCTTCTAGTAAAAGCATCATTGACAATGGTAATTTGAGATCCTACAGCACTGAATCCTGTGAAGAATCCAAATTTACATCGTCTGTGGACAAGACAAAATACAAAGAGTTGATTGATGATGATAATGATAGTGCATTCACATTTAATCATGATGAAAACGTGAATGTAGTATCTTCCAAACACTACACCCAGCTGAAGCCtattaaaaagtcaaaacataccAAAAAGAAGGAAGCTAAGGAACGATTGAGCAGCACCAATGCCTTTGCAAACATGAGTTTTGAAGATGTAGTGAGTGATGATGATTCACAATACACGCAGTCTTTCATCCGTGAGAGCAGCAACATAAAGAGAACGTCGCATTCCTTCAGAATagctaaaattaactaa
- the LOC107449597 gene encoding AP2-associated protein kinase 1 isoform X1: protein MKKLFSRFDGRDQSSKEPNTFIGKIFAVGKYTVTVEDIIAEGGFAIVFLVKGTNNVRYALKRMFVNNDHDLNVCKREITIASNLKGHKNIIGFLDSSINPVGSGVYEVLMLMHYYRGHVLQLMNERLQSGFSETEVLQIFSDVCEAVSRLHHCQTPIIHRDLKVENILLNDSGNFVLCDFGSATAKVISPQTYGVSQAEEEIKKYTTLSYRAPEMVDLYCGKSITTKVDIWALGCLLYKLCFFTLPFGESALAIQNGNFSIPDNSRYSKQVHSLIRFMLEVEPDNRPDIYQVSYIAFKIAGKECPVPNLKNSSIPEIDKLPLPQTETEAKKAIAKQQRPASTPVVEGTSVAPRQRPKGSQAPPGVGSLTLLPQATPNTSKRVTPTTPHDLANSPALLLPPTASKSNISTPVTPIGSASQTFLSLNQCLTPTTPQTTLSAPSLISPFTQTNYLLPSPSSISTTASAVSSPESATSSHLVTHRKSSATDVTPVEVAVIAPTPSQPPIQVLTSEEPKNFLTATSMTDIAPHSLVSVTPPSSPTPSQHSHHRRNASDTSAFDKNVAKEITQFLTPYETSQNHAVLPNNEVPTSAAAHQKNLSDLSQWNPFINNAPGGNLAEDQAFGQEFDKIRRGSQSSISNVKSRESLVMSATDLTDSDPFGAAPFNLSGPLKSNKGTCPTRPNQLPLASSGMPNRDITSYAPLYSEESEMALQVRHRHSSENSSASHEGSQSVHSGRSGMDIFSSSFTRTPAEDRSKYEKLLNDDFEMKSPLENSNVNSSCEKVPGPEMCSGNSSLEFPPVQEDSDSIGSASDLRERVDSSGEDEGSSSVLSDEKPSDNVRNSLPPDLPVEFSVERSKKSPVIKESIPGVFTDHTESGRPLLDDESSEDDNQNECLLNENRKSSNTSSLVVSPTTIVTPPESPVEVTRSLDVFGAAPFKRLAGYSNPAKTPLLSEDKEIDVFAQAPFKIPFKGQKESFKNSLKKKKDKPESSSIPRSSDSFGSAQAIFLPDIVPSVDTSTRKSLPSIKYTVSDRGSPVMTSISPTLSTDLFGSAPFSELSQDFKTTPKLPTPMTCQPVAAPGQVSNIVITYQKQVAATTQPQSSPAPIPPPSSNSSIIRRKSNQDLFGAVPFSAVAPALASHKKPPPIIAPKPKLSARVASLPSEPLPSSSSSKSIIDNGNLRSYSTESCEESKFTSSVDKTKYKELIDDDNDSAFTFNHDENVNVVSSKHYTQLKPIKKSKHTKKKEAKERLSSTNAFANMSFEDVVSDDDSQYTQSFIRESSNIKRTSHSFRIAKIN, encoded by the exons ATGAAGAAGTTGTTTTCAAGATTTGATGGTCGAGACCAATCTAGTAAGGAACCAAATACCtttattggtaaaatttttgCTGTTGGGAAATATACAGTTACCGTTGAAGATATTATTGCAGAAG GGGGTTTTGCCATAGTTTTCTTGGTGAAAGGCACAAACAATGTTAGATATGCTTTAAAGCGCATGTTTGTGAATAATGATCATGACTTGAATGTTTGTAAAAGAGAAATTACAATAGCT aGCAACTTAAAAggacataaaaacataattggaTTTTTAGACAGCAGTATTAATCCAGTTGGTAGTGGTGTTTATGAAGTACTAATGCTCATGCATTATTATCGAg gtCATGTTCTTCAACTTATGAATGAAAGATTACAATCAGGATTTTCTGAAACTGAGGTGCTTCAAATATTTAGTGATGTGTGTGAAGCCGTCTCTAGACTTCATCATTGCCAAACCCCAATTATACATCGTGATCTTAAA gtTGAAAATATACTTCTGAATGATAGTGGAAACTTTGTACTTTGTGATTTTGGCAGTGCAACTGCAAAAGTTATTAGTCCTCAAACTTATGGAGTTAGTCAAgctgaagaagaaataaaaaa gtacACAACACTGTCTTATAGAGCCCCTGAGATGGTAGATTTGTATTGTGGAAAATCTATAACTACAAAAGTGGATATATgg GCTTTAGGATGTTTGTTgtataaactttgtttttttacattaccaTTTGGAGAAAGTGCTTTAGCAatacaaaatggaaattttagcATTCCAGATAATTCTCGTTATTCTAAACAAGTTCATTCCTTAataa gaTTTATGTTAGAAGTTGAACCTGATAACAGGCCAGATATTTATCAAGTTTCTTACATCGCATTTAAAATTGCTGGCAAAGAATGTCCGGTTCcaaatttaaaa aattcatCCATTCCTGAAATTGATAAACTGCCATTACCACAGACTGAGACTGAAGCTAAAAAGGCAATAGCTAAACAGCAAAG acCAGCTTCTACTCCGGTGGTTGAGGGTACATCAGTGGCACCTCGCCAAAGACCAAAAGGCTCTCAAGCTCCTCCTGGTGTTGGAAGTTTAACATTACTTCCTCAAGCAACCCCTAATACTTCTAAAAGAGTTACTCCTACTACTCCCCATG ATTTGGCTAACTCTCCAGCATTGCTTCTTCCCCCTACTGCTTCTAAGTCTAACATATCTACTCCGGTTACTCCTATTGGTTCGGCATCCCAAACCTTTCTCTCTCTGAATCAATGTCTTACTCCAACAACCCCTCAAACCACTTTATCTGCTCCATCTCTCATCAGCCCCTTTACCCAAACAAATTATCTCCTCCCCTCACCATCTTCTATCTCTACTACAGCATCAGCAGTATCCTCTCCTGAGAGTGCTACTTCCTCACATCTAGTCACTCATCGAAAGTCCTCTGCTACAGATGTTACACCAGTAGAAGTAGCTGTTATAGCACCAACTCCTTCCCAACCTCCAATCCAAGTTTTGACATCAGAAGAGCCCAAGAATTTTCTGACAGCCACCTCGATGACTGACATTGCTCCCCACAGCTTGGTGTCTGTTACCCCGCCTTCATCCCCAACGCCCAGTCAACATAGTCATCATAGGAGAAATGCAAGTGATACCTCAGCCTTTGACAA GAATGTTGCAAAAGaaataactcaatttttaaCACCTTATGAAACATCTCAAAACCATGCTGTACTTCCTAATAATGAAGTCCCAACTTCAGCTGCAGCTCATCAAAAGAATCTTAGTGACCTATCACAATGGAATCCATTCATTAATAATGCTCCTGGTGGCAATTTAGCAGAAGATCAGGCTTTTGGTCAAGAGTTTGATAAAATTCGTAGGGGATCTCAAAGTA gtATTTCCAATGTTAAAAGTCGAGAGAGTCTAGTCATGAGTGCTACAGATTTAACTGATTCTGATCCATTTGGTGCTGCCCCTTTCAATTTAAGTG GTCCTCTAAAATCGAATAAAGGAACATGCCCAACCCGACCCAATCAACTGCCCCTCGCATCCTCCG GTATGCCAAATCGTGATATAACAAGTTACGCTCCACTTTATTCTGAAGAATCTGAAATGGCATTACAAGTGAGGCACAGACATAGTAGTGAGAATTCCAGTGCCTCTCATGAAGGCAGTCAGAGTGTTCACAGCGGTCGTTCTGGAATGGATATCTTTTCTTCATCCTTTACACGAACTCCAGCTGAAGATCGCTCTAAATATGAAAAGCTTCTAAATGATGACTTTGAAATGAAATCTCCTCTTGAGAACAGTAATGTAAATAGCTCCTGTGAAAAAGTTCCTGGCCCAGAAATGTGCAGTGGTAATAGTTCTCTGGAATTTCCTCCAGTGCAGGAAGATAGCGATTCCATAGGCTCAGCTAGTGACTTAAGAGAACGAGTAGATTCTAGTGGTGAAGATGAAGGTTCCTCTTCTGTATTATCTGATGAGAAACCATCGGACAATGTCAGGAATAGTCTTCCTCCTGATCTACCGGTGGAATTTTCCGTTGAAAGATCTAAGAAGTCCCCAGTTATTAAAGAAAGTATACCAGGTGTTTTTACCGACCATACTGAAAGTGGACGGCCTTTGTTGGATGATGAATCATCGGAAGATGATAATCAAAATGAATGTCTCttaaatgaaaacagaaaaagtaGTAACACATCTTCCCTAGTTGTTTCTCCTACGACTATAGTCACTCCACCAGAATCACCTGTAGAAGTAACACGAAGCCTTGATGTATTTGGTGCAGCCCCTTTCAAACGACTAGCTGGATATTCTAACCCTGCTAAAACTCCTCTTCTGTCTGAAGACAAAGAGATAGATGTTTTCGCCCAAGCTCCTTTTAAAATACCATTCAAGGGACaaaaagaaagctttaaaaattcattaaaaaagaagaaagacaAACCAGAAAGCTCTAGCATTCCTCGTAGCTCTGATAGCTTTGGAAGTGCTCAAGCTATATTTTTACCAGATATTGTACCAAGTGTGGATACTTCCACTAGAAAAAGTTTACCTAGTATTAAATACACAGTAAGTGATAGAGGCTCTCCAGTAATGACTTCCATCTCCCCTACTTTGTCTACTGATTTATTTGGTTCTGCCCCATTTTCAGAACTTTctcaagattttaaaactacCCCAAAATTACCCACGCCTATGACATGCCAGCCTGTAGCTGCACCTGGTCAAGTCAGTAATATAGTCATAACTTACCAAAAACAAGTAGCTGCTACGACTCAACCCCAAAGTTCCCCAGCTCCTATACCTCCTCCTTCCTCCAATAGCAGTATTATCCGTCGCAAATCAAATCAAGATTTATTTGGAGCTGTTCCTTTTAGTGCTGTTGCTCCAGCTTTAGCTTCACACAAAAAACCTCCTCCTATTATTGCTCCTAAACCTAAACTTTCTGCTAGAGTTGCTAGCCTTCCCTCTGAACCCCTTCCGAGTTCATCTTCTAGTAAAAGCATCATTGACAATGGTAATTTGAGATCCTACAGCACTGAATCCTGTGAAGAATCCAAATTTACATCGTCTGTGGACAAGACAAAATACAAAGAGTTGATTGATGATGATAATGATAGTGCATTCACATTTAATCATGATGAAAACGTGAATGTAGTATCTTCCAAACACTACACCCAGCTGAAGCCtattaaaaagtcaaaacataccAAAAAGAAGGAAGCTAAGGAACGATTGAGCAGCACCAATGCCTTTGCAAACATGAGTTTTGAAGATGTAGTGAGTGATGATGATTCACAATACACGCAGTCTTTCATCCGTGAGAGCAGCAACATAAAGAGAACGTCGCATTCCTTCAGAATagctaaaattaactaa